A segment of the Psychrobacillus sp. FSL K6-2836 genome:
ATTACAGAAAGGAGTGAGGTCATGCAATTCAGAAACTTAATGAAGTTAACCTTGGAAATTAAATTATTGCGTCTCACTCATTCGGATTCATATTAGTTTTAAAAAATGATTTTTCATTATGATGTGCGACTATGCAATTTAAGCATTAGCTTTTTGCTTTGAATAAAACATTTGAGCCACAGGGTTATTCTATATAACTCTGTGGTTTTTTGTCTTTTTTTAACCAATAAGCTTACAAATATTTAATTTCTTAGGTTGCTTCCAGCATTAAATAGGAGGTAATCAAATGGATTTAAAATAATAATTGCAACCATGAAAAAGAATCCGGTTGTGTAGTTCAAAATGTTATGGATGAAGAAAAGTGACTACAATAAAAGATTAAATAAGAAAAAGTGAGGTAATTTTAATATGATGAAACTCAGTACGATGAAAAAAGTATTAAAAACAGTTGATAGCGAATGGAGAAGTCCATTGGCAGAACAGATCCTAAGTAGATGGGGATACGATCAAGGATCCGTTTTTTATTTGCGAGCAAGTGCGAATTTTATATTTATCTTCAAAAAAGATGGAAGAACATATTATTTACGATTTAATGAATCTTGTGAAAGGGAACACCATGCGATAGAAGCTGAAATAAACATCATCCTATATTTAGGAAATAACTCTTTAAACGTAGCACAACCTGTGAAATCATTAAATGAAAAATATCTTGAAGTTGTAGAGACTGGAATTGGAACGTATTATGCGGTTGTTTTCGAAGCCCTGGAAGGCGATCAGTATGAAATCGAAGAAATCACGACTGAACAGAATTATTTGTGGGGAAAATCTTTAGGTAAATTGCACAAGTGTCTTAAAAATATACCGGAGCAATATTATGTCTATCGGTCAGATTGGAAAGACCATCTTTTAAAAGTAAAAGAAACACTGCCCTCTCATGAAACAGCTGCCCACAGAGAATTGGAACGAATTTCAAAATGGGCAGATAGTTTAAAAGTAACAAAAGAGAATTTCGGGTTGATTCACTATGATTTTGAACTTGATAATGTAGTTTTTAATAACTACCTAATCGGAATGCTTGATTTCGATGATTGTTCAAGCTATTGGTATGTTGCCGATATAATTTACGCACTTAGGGATGTAGGTGATTTTAGTATGAACTCTCCTATTATTATAAAATTTATTGAGGGTTATAAAACTGAAACTACAATCGATATCGATTTACTTAAAGAGTCATCTGGATACGAGAGATTACACAAATTAGTTTCCTTTGCTAAGTTAATAAGGACTGTTGACATTGAAGAATCGCAAGAAAATCCAGAGTGGCTCACCAATCTTCGAAAAAAACTATGTCATAAAATAAACGAGTATCGTCTTTCATTCGAAGAGAATTCTTAAATAATTTTATGGAGCTAATTTTAAATTTTGTTAGCTCCTTTTTGTATAGAGCTTTGTTTCTTATTTTAAATAGATTTTATATATTTATAAACGGAATATTTACTTAAAAATGGAACTTTTATTCATTTCAAACGTATTTAAAGTAAAGCAGTGGGATAGTAAACTAAGGTTCCAAACTTTCAGTGGGAAGTTTTGTAATTGAAAAAAAAGACAAGCCATTATTTGGGCTGTTATCGCTATTGTTGTTGTTTTAATTAGACTTTTTACAAGATAAGGTTTGTTGAAGTAACGTGGTGCGTTTCGAAGAGGCGAGGACATATTTCACTAACGGGGAGAAGATTAATTAATTTTATGGAGGATATTTATGGACATAATTGAAATAAATAGCAAAGTTAAAATAGATGGCTTTGAATTCTATGGTCAAATTGAACAAGAAAAATTTTGTTCTAATTGCAAGTTTAATTTAGTTTATTATGATGATTTTGATGAGTATTTTTGTCCTAAATGTAATAGTTGGGTTGGATCAAAATGTAGTGACCCTAATTGTAAATATTGCTCTAACCGACCAGAAAAACCTTTACCTCACAAATAGTGCACCGGTGCTTTATTTAAACATGCTCATCATTTTGATGATTTATTTTACGTCAAAAACATCAAGAAGATTTAGCAGAATCAATGTTAAATGTTACACGTTAAACTAACGACTTAGTTTAGATTAAAAAATAGTGTGAATTTACGAAAAATAAAGGATTTTTTAATAAATATATGGTATTATTTTCCTTAACTAGTATGTAAGGAGGCTTTGTTTAATGAAAATGACGATTATGATTAGTGGGAATTTATTCAAATAAAAGGATATGGTATCATTTCCCTTATAAACTACGTGATTCTTACTTCAATTAGGAGGATCATATTTTGAATAGTATAGAACGTATTAATCCAATTACATTTACAAATGACAAAGCGAGCTTTCAATTACAAGAAAATCAAAATTTTCTTTGGTTAAAAAATTTCTGTAAATAATTTAGGGGAACATTTTTGGGGATCTTAAGATTTAAGTCCCCAAAGGAGTTCACTTTAGGGGATCCTATTGATTCCAAGACAAATGTATTCAATATGGGAGCAATAGCATTTGGGCTATTAGGTGGAGAAATGGATCATTCATTTTCAAAGTGGAAATCCAGTCCCAAATTATACGAAATAGCAATTAGAGCTGTAGAGAACAATCGATATAAACGGTACTCAACGATTAAAGAATTCTATGAAGCACGGAAGGTTGCTTTAAAATAATTAATAACATAAGGTGATTCTTCTACTACGGAGATTGCCTTTTTTCTTTTTTAGTTCAGATTTGTACTTAAAATAGCGGCAAGTTTGCTGATCAGGTATCAATTTTCTTAAAGAAGTTCACCAGGTTTAATATAAAATTCATAAAAGAATATAGAAAAGGAATGATCTTATTAATGGATATTAGAAAACCTAATGATACAGAACTTAAAGAAGTTCTATTACTTTCCCCACAAGCCATATTTGATGGCACATTGGGTGAAGTAAAACCTACAAGTGAAAAGGTCAAATGTCTTATTGAACCACTATTGGAAAAGGGAAGCTATTATTTAATAGCAACAGATAACGAAATATTGATGGGTTGGATTCTAATTGGTGCTAGTAAAGACCAATTTAATGACAAAATGAATGGTTTTATATATGAACTATTTGTTATAGAAGATTTTAGAGGGAATGGAGTTTCTAAACTGTTAATGGGAACTGCCATTGACCATCTAAGACGAAATGGATACTCAGAAGTTCGACTTAGTGCATTTGCAGAGAACCAAGCGATTAAACTGTACGAAAGAATGGGATTTAACATAAGAACAGTTTCTATGAGTTTGCAATTATAAGTTTGTCTCTTTTTTCTACATCAACTTAACAGGATGATTAGGTAAAAAAGGTATAATTGAAATTTTATTGAAAAGTTACTACTCAGAAGAATACGATGAAAATTTGTTG
Coding sequences within it:
- a CDS encoding phosphotransferase enzyme family protein, with translation MMKLSTMKKVLKTVDSEWRSPLAEQILSRWGYDQGSVFYLRASANFIFIFKKDGRTYYLRFNESCEREHHAIEAEINIILYLGNNSLNVAQPVKSLNEKYLEVVETGIGTYYAVVFEALEGDQYEIEEITTEQNYLWGKSLGKLHKCLKNIPEQYYVYRSDWKDHLLKVKETLPSHETAAHRELERISKWADSLKVTKENFGLIHYDFELDNVVFNNYLIGMLDFDDCSSYWYVADIIYALRDVGDFSMNSPIIIKFIEGYKTETTIDIDLLKESSGYERLHKLVSFAKLIRTVDIEESQENPEWLTNLRKKLCHKINEYRLSFEENS
- a CDS encoding GNAT family N-acetyltransferase — protein: MDIRKPNDTELKEVLLLSPQAIFDGTLGEVKPTSEKVKCLIEPLLEKGSYYLIATDNEILMGWILIGASKDQFNDKMNGFIYELFVIEDFRGNGVSKLLMGTAIDHLRRNGYSEVRLSAFAENQAIKLYERMGFNIRTVSMSLQL